AATTACAGATGCTTTTATGGAAGCAGTTAAAACTGACGATTACTGGACAATGTCATATGTAAGAGATGAAACAAAAGAAGTAATCGAAAAGAAAGTTAAAGCAAGAGATTTATTCAATAAACTTGTATTTAATAACTGGGATATGGCAGAACCTGGTGCACTGTTCTGGGACAGAATAGAAAACTGGAATCTTCTTAGCGAAGATGACCGTTTTAAATTTGCAGGGGTTAACCCATGTGCAGAAGAGCCACTTCCTGCAGGGGGTAGTTGTTTACTTGGAAGTATCAACCTTGCAGAATTTGTTGACAATGCATATCAGGTTAGTGCTGAATTTGACTACGAAGGTTTTGGAGAAGCAGTTGAACAATCAGTTATATACCTTAACGAAGTATTAGAAGAAGGTTTACCACTTCATCCTTTGAAAGAACAAAGAGAAAGCGTTAATAACTGGAGACAAATCGGTCTTGGTATTATGGGTCTTGGCGACTGTCTTATTAAGTTAGGTATAAAATATGGTACTGATGCTGCAGTAGAAATATGTGATAAAATTGGTTTTGTAATGGCAGACAGAGCGATACTTACAAGTGCAAAACTTGCTAAAAAGTTCGGAACATACCCAATGTATGATGAAAACGCTGTTATGAATTCTCCTTACTTTATAGCAAACACATCTAAAGCGACTAAAAAAGCAGTTAAAGAAAACGGTTTAAGAAACAGCCAACTTTTAACAATAGCACCAACAGGTACTATTTCAACAATGCTTGGAATAAGTGGTGGTATAGAGCCTATATATAATATTTCCTATATGAGAAGAACACAGTCTCTTCACGGGGAAGACAGATATTATAAAGTATATACACCTATCGTTTCTGAACTTATGGAAATGAAAGAAATAAAAGACGAAGAAAATCTTCCTCCATATGTTGTTACTGCTATGACTCTTGATTATAAAGAAAGAATCAATATGCAGGCAGTATGGCAGAAACATATTGATGCATCTATCAGTTCAACTGTTAATGTTCCTGAAGAATTCACTACAAAAGATGTATTTGACTTATATATCAAAGCGTGGGAAAAAGGTCTTAAAGGTATAACAATTTACAGAGATAACTGCAGAAGAAGCGGAATATTGGTTAATAGTATGCCAAAAGACGAAAAGAAAGACGAGTTTAAATTTGACTCTGTTAAACCTATCAGTCGTGCTGTTTTAGGTAAAACATACGGAACAACTACCAAGTATAAAACTGCTTGTGGAAATCTTTATGTTACTATCAACAGAGATAAAAACGGTAATATAGTTGAATCTTTCGTTAACACTTCTAAAAACGGTATCTGTAAATCTAATATCGACGGTCTTAACAGAATGATTTCACTTTGCTTAAGAGGTGGAGTGCTTGTTGACGAAATTATTGACCAGTTGACAAATATCACTTGCCCTGCATGTGTAAGATATAAAACAAAGGGAGAATACTTAGACGGTATTTCTTGTCCTGATATTATTGCAAAAGCATTAAAAGAAGAATATAATACAGAACTTTTTGTTGGCGGAAAAGGTAAAGACAATGAGCCAAAAGAAGATAAAGACCAGGTTTCTTTCAACTTAGAAGATGATGTTTCAACTTTGACAAACTGTCCTGAATGTGGCGAAAAACTTCGTCATGAAGCAGGTTGCGTTCAGTGTGTTTGTGGTTGGTCTAAATGTATGTAACAGGGGAGAAATAAAAATGAAGATCAGAGGATTTATGGTATGTAAAGGCTTTGAAGACCAGGGCATTACATTACCTCAAAGAAGCACAAAAAACAGCGCAGGTTATGATTTTTGTGCTGCAGAAGATACAGTTATTGAATCATATTTTAAAAAACTGATAAAACTAATTACAAATAAAGAAGAAAATCCTGTTAAACCAACCCTTGTAAAAACCGGTATAAAATCTTATATGCCGGATGACGAAGTTTTATATATTTATAACCGTTCATCCAACCCTATGAAAAAGGGTATTGTACTTGCAAATTCCGTTGGTGTTATTGACAGTGATTATTTTGAAAACCCTGATAATGACGGGCATATTATGTTTGCATTCTATAATTTTTATCCTTTTGATATAACAATTAAAAAAGGGGATAAAATAGGTCAGGGAATATTCCAGAAATATTTAATAGCAGACGGAGACGAAGCCGAAGGAGAAAGAACCGGAGGATACGGAAGTACAGGGAGATAATATATGAATAAAAAACTAATATCCATTCTTTTGCTTATAGTTTTGATGCTTTCAGGTTGCTCAGGTGCTAAAGATGATTTAAGTTTATCCTATCCTTTTGAAGTTTTAACAAGTAAGGATATTATCGAGGCGCAGATTCAACTTGCAAACGATAAGGTAATTGAACTTGAGTTGTACCCTGAAATTGCACCTGTAACAGTATCTAACTTTATGTATCTTGCAAATGAAGGCTTTTATGATGGGCTTATTTTCCACAGAGTAATCAGTGGCTTTATGATTCAGGGTGGCTGCCCTAACGGAATAGGTACAGGTGGCCCTAATTACAGAATAAAGGGCGAGTTTAAAGATAATGGCGTTAATAATCCTCTAAATCATACAAGAGGCGTAATCTCAATGGCAAGAACATCAAATTCATACGATTCTGCAGGTTCTCAGTTTTTTATAATGCATAGAGATTATCCATCACTTGACGGGCAATATGCAGCATTTGGCAGAGTAACAGAGGGTATGGATGTAGTTGATGAAATTGCAAGTGTTATGACCGATTCAAATGATAAGCCATTAGAAGATATAGTTATTAAAACTATTATTATAAAATAACAGGAGAAAAAAGTATGAATTATCCTTTTGAAATAATTACAACAAAAGAAAAGATAAATTGTGAAATTTTGCTTGATACAGATGAAGTTATAACATTAGAACTTTATCCTGATATTGCGCCTATAACAGTTTCTAATTTTAAATACCTTGCCAATAAAGGTTTTTATGACGGACTTATTTTTCACAGAGTAATAGAAGGCTTTATGATTCAGGGTGGTTGCCCTGAGGGAAGAGGTACAGGTGGCCCAGGATATAATATAAAAGGAGAATTTTTGGCAAACGGAGTTGAAAATAACCTTAAACACTTAAGAGGGGTTATTTCCATGGCAAGAGCAATGAGTTATGACTCTGCAGGTTCTCAATTCTTTATTATGCATCTTGATGCTCCTCATCTTGACGGTCAGTATGCCGCTTTTGGTAAGGTTGTATCAGGCTATGAAGTAGTCGACAGAATTGCCGCAGAAAGAGTAGACTTTTCTGACAGACCTCTTAATAAAGTAATAATAAAATCAATTAAAGTAGACTAAAATAAAAAAATACAAACTCTTATAGAGTTTGTATTTTTTTAATTAAAATTTCTTTTTTGTTAAGCGAGTTATCAGAAATTACAAGATTTAAAAGATAATCTAACACTTTACTTATTTCTTCTTTTTTTATTCCCAAATTAATTAAATCATTTCCGTTAATAGCAAGATGCGATAAAAGATAACATTCTTTGTTTTTTTCTATCTCTTCATATATTTTATAAATGTCATTTTTAGCTAAACCACAAACTATATGTGTGTCAAAAATCAAATCTATAATATCCTGACATTTTAAATTGTAAAGCATTTTTTTAATAGAAGTTTCATCATCCAAACTGTATGAAAAAGATTCTCTTATTTTTTTAATATTACTCTTTATTTTATTTGAACATTTTATATCTTTTAAAACATCACTGTCTTTTAAAATAATAGCAAAAACAGTTTCAAATCTTTTTATCTTAAGATTTTTTAAATATTTAATTTTTTCTTTATATACAGGTATTTTATATATATCAAAAAAACCTGTTTCATAAAGCATTAAAACTGCACTGTAAGGGTTTGTTAAAAACATCTTATTAAGTTCATCAAATATTCTCTCTTTTGAAATATTAAGAGTAAGATGCATAAGTTTTTTTATAGCAGTTAATGTGTTTTCTTCAATTATAAAATCAAACCTTGAAGAAAATCTTATTGCTCTAAGTATTCTTAAAGCATCTTCGCTTATACGATCATATGGGTCATTAACCGTTCTTATAATCTTATTTTTAATATCATTTATTCCGTTAAAATAATCTATGTAGCCAGAGTCTTTGTGATAGGCAATAGCGTTAATAGTAAAATCTCGCCTTTTTATATCATCTAAAAGAGAGGAAGAATATTTAACATTTTTTGGCTTCCTGAAATTTTCATACTCTCCGTCAATTCTGAAAGTTGTAACCTCAAAAAAATTCCCGTTCTCATTAACTGTAACCGTGCCGTGTTTTAAACCTGTGGGAATAGTGTGAGGAAAAAGGCTTATAACTTCGTAAGGTGTAGCCGATGTTGTTATATCATAATCTAAAGGGATATTATTCATTATAATATCCCTTACGCATCCACCAACAAGATAGGCTTTATGCCCGTTTTCATTAAGTTTTTTTATTATATATTCTGCGCCTTTAATCATCTGAATTTTTCAATAAACTCAATTATATCCTTTGAAGCATCAGGCTTTCTGATTAAGTTTATCTTTTCCTTCATACAGTTTATTTCATCATCAAATTTAAAAAGTTTATCTACTATATCGCATATACTGATATCTTTTGATACTGCATAAGCAACTTGACCTTTTACAAGAAAGTCCATATTTTTAATTTCATGCCCTGGAATAGGGTTTATTAAAATTATAGGTAAGCACTTAACAAGCGCTTCGGATACAGTAATTCCACCAGGTTTTGTAACTGCAATATCACATGCATCCATATATAAGTGAACATTCTTACTAAAGCCTATATTGTATATCTTTTTGGAAAAAGAATGTTCATCAATCTTTTTCTTTATTCGCTTGTTATTTCCGCATATGGTAACAATCTGGAAATCATAAGAAGATTCACATAAATTTTCCAGTTGTTTAAATAAATTTCCATATCCCATTGAGCCGCTCATCATAAGAATAGTTGGCTTGTCTTCTAAACCAAGAATTTTTCTTGCCTCTTTTTTATCAGTAGAAGTATTGAATTTTGGGTTTATAGGAATTCCAAAAGGCAGTATTTTTTCTTTATCTATGCCTTTGTTTACAGCCTCAGAAATTAACTCTTCATTCGGGATAATGTAATAGTCAATATCAGTTCTGTTCCAATAAGGATGAATAGTATAATCTGTAACAATACCGAATGTAGGAATATTTATGCCTACTTTTTTAAGGTTTGATACAAAATGCGCCGCAACAACATGAGTGCAGATTATAGCATCAGGCTTTGTTTCTTTGATATAGTTTACAATCTTTTTGTCAAATTCCTGATATGTTAGAGAATATGGCATATATTTTTTTATTTTAGGCTTTCTTTTATCAAGTAAATTATAAACTGTGTTATATGCCGCAGGGGTAAGGGAAGAAGAAAGCAAAAAGCCTTTATCAAGTGCCTTCTGGCAAAATGGATTAATATGAAGAAGTGCGTCAAGTACATCCACATTATGCCCTTTATCTTTAGCATACTGGTTAACAGAAGCGGCAACCTGATTATGCCCATGCCCCGTTGTTATGGTAAGAATCAATATATTCATTAAATCACCTTTTTTATCTTATTAAGAAGTATATTTATCTTTTACTATATTAAACCATAAAAAACATATAAAGTCAAATAGTAACACTTTTTTAATTTGCACATAAATTATTATTGAATACTGAAAATGAAGGGGATTACATATATTTTCCCTTTCAACTGTAAATAAGTTTACTTGTTTGCAGAAGTATATTATATATTAAGGAGTGAAGTATATGTCATTTTTTGGTAGCAGAAATGATACATGGGTTTGGGTGATAGTTTTATTTATAATCTTAATCTGCTCATGTAATGATAACAATAACGATAACTGTTGCAATAATAACAATGATTGTGGTTGCAACAGTTCAAACAACTTTGATTGCGAATGTCATAAAGAATGTAAGTGTTGTTTAAGATAACAGGAGGTTTTTATATGTTTAATAATTGTGGTTGTAATAATTCTTCTAATAGAAACAATGATACTTTATGGATTATTTTAATTATTATTGCAATATATATTTTATGCGTAAGCGATAACAACAGAGGCTTTGATGATTGCTGCTGTTAACATTTAATTATGGGAGTTCCGAAAGGAATTCCCTTTTTTTGTTCTAATATATTTTTTACCTTGAATATAAATAAGTATTTAAGGAATTATATAATCAGTATAAAACAAAATTTTAATTTTTATAATGGGGAGAAATAAATGAAAAAAACAATTATAACGCTTGTATTAAGTTTTTCTTTAATTTTAGGAATTATGATTGCAGATTATATGGTAAATAATAACTTTGTTATGGCAAACACCGAAAAAGTAAAAGTAACAGAAATAAAAAAATATATAAGCGCTTTGGGAGTATGCCATGAACAGAATAAAAGAGAAATAAAAATAGATATGCCCTTTGTAGTAGAAGATATTTATGCTAATGTGGGCGATTATATTAAAAAAGGGCAGAAAATTGCAACTCTTAATAAAGAAATTCTAAAAAGCAAACTTGAATATCAGAGCGTAACAGTAAGTTCTGTTAATAATAATAGTCTTATTGCTAAAATAAATAACTATAATACTGAAATTTTATCCCCAATAAGCGGAATGGTAACAAAAATAAATGTTACAAAGGGAAGCGAAATAAATCCGTCTGTTCCTGTAATGGTTGTATCAGACTTAGAAAATATGGTAATAAAATCTTCAGTCAAAGAAGATGATATAAAGGATATCTATGTAGGACAAAAGGTAATAATATCAGGCAATTCATTTGTCGGAGATGTTGAAGGGGAAGTTATAAAAATATATCCACTTGTAGAAAAATCAAATACATTAAATGGCGAAAATTTTGTAACCGTTGATGTGGTTGCCAAAAATTATGATAATATCCGTCCCCAGACAAATCTTAACCTTGAGTTTGAAGATTTTACTAAGAAAAATGCAGTTATTATCCCTTTTGATTCGGTAATGTTTGATGAAGATAAGCCTTATGTGTATATAAATAATATGGGTTATGCCGCAAAAAGATATGTAAAATTAGGGGAAGAGTATGACATTGATGTTGAAATTTTAGGAGGAGTAAATGAGGGGGACAATCTAATATTAAATCCTAAATTTTTAAAGATAAAAGAGGGAGATAAACTTTTAAATACAAATGAGGTATAAAAATGTTTTTTAATGACTATTTAAGATTTTCTTTTAAAGGGCTGTTTTCAAAAAAGTCAAGATTTTTTTTAACAGTGTTAAGTATATTTATAGGAGTTATATCAATTATAATAATTTCTGCAATAGGCTCTTCAGGTCAGAACGCAATAAATATGGAACTTGAAGCATTAGGCTTAAACGGAGCATCAATAAAATCTCAAGGTTATAATATTACTCTCGCTGATGTTGAAGATGTTAAAAACTATCTTGGAAATGAATATCTTGTTTCTTCCATGTCTAAAGAAATAGCAAGAATAAAATATAGGGATAAAGAATCAAATGCGTTTTTATGCGGTGGAGAAATAGATGCTCTTGAAATTTTAAATATGGAAATAATCTATGGTAGAGGAATAAGAGAATCAGATATAAAAAATAATAAAAAAAATGTTATCTTAACTAAAAGTAGTGCAGAAAAATTATTTGATAAGGCAAACTGTGTGGGCGAGAAAATCTCTCTTACCACTCCCTTTAAAAGTCAGGAATTTACTATTGTCGGAGTAGTCAATAATGGTAATATATATGACCTTGTAAGTGAGCATATGCCGCCTATGATTTATATGGCATCAGTAACTTTTTTAGATATGTATAACGGAAAATATGTAGGCGAAATCTCAGTTGTGGCAAAGGGGGAAAATGATGTTGCCGCAGCATCAGACAGTGTAATATCATATCTTGAAAAAGATTTGGAATTTAAAAATATCCTGTATTATGAAAATATGAATAGTTATAAAAAAAGTATTTCTAATGTTCTTTCAATTATAACTTTGATTATAACACTAATCGGAGCAGTTTCCTTAGTTGTAGGAGGAATATCCGTAATGAACACTATGCTTATTTCTGTGAATGAGAGGAAAAAAGAAATAGGAATAAAAAAAGCAATAGGCTCAACAAATGTAACCATTATGCTTGAATTTTTACTTGAAACATTGATTATTGTTTTAATTTCCTGTATATTAGGTATTATAACAGGGCTTTTAATTTCCTATATTTTAATGAAAGGTTATGGCATAACCTTGGTAGTAAGTTTAAAATCAATGATTGTTGCAGTTTTATTTTCAGTCTTAATTGGTGCAGTTTTTGGTGTATATCCTGCATATAAAGCATCAAGATTAAACCCTGTTGAAAGTCTTAACAGTTAGGTGATAAAATGAAGATTATTAAAAACCCGTATCTTCCTCAAAATGAAGTTTCTCTTTTTGTGTATGATAAAACTATTGAATTTTTAAAAGACGGTTTTAAATCATATGAAGATAAAAATGTTTTAAAGGGCATAAACACTCATCCTGATATGACTCTATGCCCCCTTTTTAACGGGGATGTTGTAGTAAGCCCTGAAAGTTATTCTTATTATAGTAAACTTTCTTCTTTTGGTTTAAATATAATAAAAGGGGAAACTACTTTAAAAAAAGATTACCCTTTTGATATAGCATATAATCTTGTTATACTGGGTAATAAACTTTTTCATAACTTAAAATATACGGATAAAGCAGTGCTTAAATACTTAGAAAATAAAGGTGTTGAGTTTATAAATGTAAGGCAGGGGTATACCAAATGTTCAACTTTAATTGTAGATGAAAATTCGGTTATTACCTGTGATATGGGTCTTCATAAAATTTATCAGAAAAATATGATAGACTCACTTTTAATCTCAAATAACACAATTTGTATAAATAATTTTAACCATGGGTTTATAGGGGGCTGTGGTGGGCGAATTTCACATAATACTATTGGTTTTTTCGGAGATGTAACAAAACATCCTGATTTTATAAAAATAGAAGAATTTTTAACTAAGAAAAATTTAAAATTTAAAGTTTTATTTGACACACCTCTTTTTGACTATGGCAGTTTAATTCCTCTTTGTACATACTAAAATAAGGGGAGATTTTTTAGTGATACTTGATATAACTAAAAAAAATATAGATAAAGTTTCAACTACACTTACAAATAAGTTTTTAAATGAAATTGATAAATCATATATATCGAAAGTTTCTAAAGTATATGAAGTGGAAAATAAAAAAGATTTTTTCGAGTTTGTAAATATAAAACTTGACGAATATTTAGTAAGAAAAGATTTTATATTTAATCTTATAAAGGATAACTTAAAAGATTTTAATAAAATTGACGATAAAGGGTTTTTAAATTTCAGAATGTGGAAATATAAAGACTTTTTAAATAAAGTTTTAAATGAAATTTATTTAACCTATCTTGAAAAAATACATTATGAAAAGTTATTATCTTTAATAGGAGTAATACTAAAAAATTCAAACCCTATAGTCTATCATCTGCATATTGATATAAATAAAAAATCTCTTTATGAGTTTTATGACGACTATTTTAATGACATCACAAATATATGTATAACAGAATTTATAAAAGAATACGGAGAGTATGACTTTTTATATAATGATATTCTTTTTTCTGCAATACTAAATCTTACCCCCAAAATTATAACATTTCATCATACCAAAAGGCTTAAGAATAAAGAACTTTTAAATACATTAAAAAAACTGTACGGAGAAAATTTAATTATTTCATAAAAAATATCGGTTTTTTGTCGATATTTTTTTATTTGTGTGTTAGAATAGATTTAACACAGTTAAATCTATTCAGCTAAATTCGCATTCTGCGAGCTAAATGTGCTAACACACGCTAAATTACTTTGTAGCTAAATTGACCCGTGGTCAGCTAATTGCGAATTTAATTTAGCTACTCCAAAGGAGTTATTTAGTTATGTAGCGAAACGGAATAATTTAGCTTTGAACTTTAGTTCAAGATTTAGTTAAAATGTTTGGTCCAGGCTTGACACGAGTTTGAATTGTGTCGAATGGTGATGAAATATAAGAAAATATAAGATAAAATAAGGGTTACAGGGTATAGCAGCCTTAATGTTGGAGTTTGTGCGTTTTTAGGTACACAACTTTGAAATGTGGGTTATGCACTTTTTATTTGGAGGTTTTAAAATGAAAAAGAAATTTTTATTTATGTTTATATTTGTTTGCTTATTTATGCTTGGATTTGGTGTAATGAGTGTTTCTGCGGAAACATACGGAGACTTAACCTACAGTGTTTCCGATGCGGAGGTTAAAATTACTGATTGCACACAAAGTGTAACAATGGTAGAGATTCCAAGTGAGATTGACGGAAATCCGGTAACTAGCATCGATAGTTATGCGTTCAAAAAATGTACTAACTTGACAAATATAACAATTCCTGAAAGCGTTACCAATATTGGAGTTGGAGCATTTGATAGCTGTACTAGTTTAACAAACATAACAATTCCAGAAAGCGTTACCGATGTTGGAGGAGGTGCGTTTTATGGTTGCTCCAGTTTGGTAAGCATAAACATTCCTAGTGGCGTCACTGATATTGAAGGCAATACATTTTGGAATTGCACAAGTTTGAAAAACATAACACTATCTGAAGGAATTACAAAAATTTACGGCAGTGCATTTAGGTGTTGCACTAGTTTGTCGAATATTACCATACCCGACAGCGTAACAAGCATCGATGGATATGCCTTTCGTGATTGTAGCAATTTAACAAATATAAATATACCAAACAGTGTTACAAGTATTGGTAACTATACATTTTATGGATGTGATAGTCTAATAAGTATAATAATTCCTAGTGGTGTTACAAGTATTGGCGATTATGCATTTTATGAGTGCGATAGCTTGACAAGTATAACGATTCCCAACAATGTAAAAAAAATCGGCACTAATGCTTTTTACAACTGCACTAACTTAACAAGAGCAATAATAGGTGATAATGTAACAACAATCGGTAACTATGCCTTTTCTGGTTGTGCTGGTTTAGTAAATGTAGTGTTAGATGGTGATGTAACGACTATCGGAAGCAATGCATTTTCTAATTGCACCGGTCTAGCAAGTGTAATCATAGGAGATAGCGTAACCACCATTGGCAATTATGCATTTTCCAACTGTAAAGGACTAACAACTATAACTATTCCAGAGAGTGTTACAAGTATTAATTGTACTGTATTTAATGGATGTACTAACTTGTCAAGTTTCCTCGTGGATGATAGCAATATGGATTATTGTTCGATAGATGATGTGTTATTTAACAGAGACATTACAACTTTAATAGTATATCCAGCAAAAAAAGCGGGTACAAGTTATACAGTTCCTAGCAGTGTTAAAAGTGTTGGAGCTAATGCATTTCGTAATTGTACTTACTTGTCAAGTGTGGTAATTCCTGATGGGGTTACCAGCATTGGCAGTTATGCATTCGATAAATGCATTAATTTAACAAGAATAATAATTCCAAATAGCGTTAAAAGTATTGGAGACCGTGCATTTTCTTACTGTACAAATTTAGCAAGCATCACCTTAGGCGAAGGCATTACGAATATGGGTGAATATGTATTCTCAGGGTCTGATAATTTAACAAGCATAACGCTTCCAAACAGCTTAACCAATATTGGAAGATATACCTTTGGAAATTGCGGATTGACGAGTGTTACAATACCAGATACTGTTACAGATATTGGAATGTATGCATTTTCAGACTGCACTATGTTAACAAGTGTAATAATAGGCAATAATGTAACAACGATTGGAACTTTTGCATTTGATTGTTGTAACAGATTAAAAAGTATCATACTTCCTAATAGTATAACCAATATAGAACAAGGTGCTTTTTATGGTTGTACTAGTTTGAACAAAGTAACTTATGAAGGCACACAAGAATCATGGAATAATATTTCAATAAAAGCACTCAATAGTTGTTTAACTAATGCCTCCAAAACTTTCAATAACATACCATCCAAAGTATATACATTTGTAACCAATGGAGGTAGTAAAGTTGAGAAAATCCAAGATAAAATTTTATCATCGCCTATAACAACAAAAGAAGATAGTGAATTTATTGGATGGTATGACAATGCTGATTTTGAAGGAGAAAGCATAACATTTCCCTATTCAGGAGAAAAAACTATTTTGTATGCAAAATGGAAACCTATAATATATTTAACTACTTCAATTTTATCAGAAACAACAAAAAACACAGTGTTTAAAGTGGTACCAAAAAATGTAAATAACGGTGCTTCTATTATATTTGCAAGTTACAATGATGGTAGACTTACTTATATGGAACAGGCTGAGTATAAAGATGAAGAGTATATAACTTTTAATTTGAAAAAAGATTGCGAATGCGACATTATAAAAGTATTTGCTTGGGGTGGATTAGATACACTTATGCCATTATGTGAATATGACGTGTATTGCGGGAACTCACAAAATGAAAGCAACC
The sequence above is drawn from the Clostridia bacterium genome and encodes:
- a CDS encoding adenosylcobalamin-dependent ribonucleoside-diphosphate reductase; the protein is MKRNKLREREKKMENYTMENWFSTDLQRDIWLKKYQHNDESFDEFFERVSGGNKKIKEFMMAKKFLPGGRIIASRGLNKKNRKITYSNCYVITPPEDNIESIFECASKLARTFSYGGGCGIDISKLSPAGAKINNAAKETTGSVSFMDLYSLVTELIGQSGRRGALMISLDCSHPDVESFIDIKNDLDKVTKANISIRITDAFMEAVKTDDYWTMSYVRDETKEVIEKKVKARDLFNKLVFNNWDMAEPGALFWDRIENWNLLSEDDRFKFAGVNPCAEEPLPAGGSCLLGSINLAEFVDNAYQVSAEFDYEGFGEAVEQSVIYLNEVLEEGLPLHPLKEQRESVNNWRQIGLGIMGLGDCLIKLGIKYGTDAAVEICDKIGFVMADRAILTSAKLAKKFGTYPMYDENAVMNSPYFIANTSKATKKAVKENGLRNSQLLTIAPTGTISTMLGISGGIEPIYNISYMRRTQSLHGEDRYYKVYTPIVSELMEMKEIKDEENLPPYVVTAMTLDYKERINMQAVWQKHIDASISSTVNVPEEFTTKDVFDLYIKAWEKGLKGITIYRDNCRRSGILVNSMPKDEKKDEFKFDSVKPISRAVLGKTYGTTTKYKTACGNLYVTINRDKNGNIVESFVNTSKNGICKSNIDGLNRMISLCLRGGVLVDEIIDQLTNITCPACVRYKTKGEYLDGISCPDIIAKALKEEYNTELFVGGKGKDNEPKEDKDQVSFNLEDDVSTLTNCPECGEKLRHEAGCVQCVCGWSKCM
- a CDS encoding dUTP diphosphatase, whose translation is MKMKIRGFMVCKGFEDQGITLPQRSTKNSAGYDFCAAEDTVIESYFKKLIKLITNKEENPVKPTLVKTGIKSYMPDDEVLYIYNRSSNPMKKGIVLANSVGVIDSDYFENPDNDGHIMFAFYNFYPFDITIKKGDKIGQGIFQKYLIADGDEAEGERTGGYGSTGR
- a CDS encoding peptidylprolyl isomerase, which encodes MNKKLISILLLIVLMLSGCSGAKDDLSLSYPFEVLTSKDIIEAQIQLANDKVIELELYPEIAPVTVSNFMYLANEGFYDGLIFHRVISGFMIQGGCPNGIGTGGPNYRIKGEFKDNGVNNPLNHTRGVISMARTSNSYDSAGSQFFIMHRDYPSLDGQYAAFGRVTEGMDVVDEIASVMTDSNDKPLEDIVIKTIIIK
- a CDS encoding peptidylprolyl isomerase, whose protein sequence is MNYPFEIITTKEKINCEILLDTDEVITLELYPDIAPITVSNFKYLANKGFYDGLIFHRVIEGFMIQGGCPEGRGTGGPGYNIKGEFLANGVENNLKHLRGVISMARAMSYDSAGSQFFIMHLDAPHLDGQYAAFGKVVSGYEVVDRIAAERVDFSDRPLNKVIIKSIKVD
- a CDS encoding CCA tRNA nucleotidyltransferase, with product MIKGAEYIIKKLNENGHKAYLVGGCVRDIIMNNIPLDYDITTSATPYEVISLFPHTIPTGLKHGTVTVNENGNFFEVTTFRIDGEYENFRKPKNVKYSSSLLDDIKRRDFTINAIAYHKDSGYIDYFNGINDIKNKIIRTVNDPYDRISEDALRILRAIRFSSRFDFIIEENTLTAIKKLMHLTLNISKERIFDELNKMFLTNPYSAVLMLYETGFFDIYKIPVYKEKIKYLKNLKIKRFETVFAIILKDSDVLKDIKCSNKIKSNIKKIRESFSYSLDDETSIKKMLYNLKCQDIIDLIFDTHIVCGLAKNDIYKIYEEIEKNKECYLLSHLAINGNDLINLGIKKEEISKVLDYLLNLVISDNSLNKKEILIKKIQTL
- a CDS encoding glycosyltransferase, with the translated sequence MNILILTITTGHGHNQVAASVNQYAKDKGHNVDVLDALLHINPFCQKALDKGFLLSSSLTPAAYNTVYNLLDKRKPKIKKYMPYSLTYQEFDKKIVNYIKETKPDAIICTHVVAAHFVSNLKKVGINIPTFGIVTDYTIHPYWNRTDIDYYIIPNEELISEAVNKGIDKEKILPFGIPINPKFNTSTDKKEARKILGLEDKPTILMMSGSMGYGNLFKQLENLCESSYDFQIVTICGNNKRIKKKIDEHSFSKKIYNIGFSKNVHLYMDACDIAVTKPGGITVSEALVKCLPIILINPIPGHEIKNMDFLVKGQVAYAVSKDISICDIVDKLFKFDDEINCMKEKINLIRKPDASKDIIEFIEKFR
- a CDS encoding efflux RND transporter periplasmic adaptor subunit; this encodes MKKTIITLVLSFSLILGIMIADYMVNNNFVMANTEKVKVTEIKKYISALGVCHEQNKREIKIDMPFVVEDIYANVGDYIKKGQKIATLNKEILKSKLEYQSVTVSSVNNNSLIAKINNYNTEILSPISGMVTKINVTKGSEINPSVPVMVVSDLENMVIKSSVKEDDIKDIYVGQKVIISGNSFVGDVEGEVIKIYPLVEKSNTLNGENFVTVDVVAKNYDNIRPQTNLNLEFEDFTKKNAVIIPFDSVMFDEDKPYVYINNMGYAAKRYVKLGEEYDIDVEILGGVNEGDNLILNPKFLKIKEGDKLLNTNEV
- a CDS encoding ABC transporter permease; this encodes MFFNDYLRFSFKGLFSKKSRFFLTVLSIFIGVISIIIISAIGSSGQNAINMELEALGLNGASIKSQGYNITLADVEDVKNYLGNEYLVSSMSKEIARIKYRDKESNAFLCGGEIDALEILNMEIIYGRGIRESDIKNNKKNVILTKSSAEKLFDKANCVGEKISLTTPFKSQEFTIVGVVNNGNIYDLVSEHMPPMIYMASVTFLDMYNGKYVGEISVVAKGENDVAAASDSVISYLEKDLEFKNILYYENMNSYKKSISNVLSIITLIITLIGAVSLVVGGISVMNTMLISVNERKKEIGIKKAIGSTNVTIMLEFLLETLIIVLISCILGIITGLLISYILMKGYGITLVVSLKSMIVAVLFSVLIGAVFGVYPAYKASRLNPVESLNS